The genomic region CGAGTTCGATATGAACCTCGAATCGACCCGATCGCAGTAGGGCCGGATCGATGAGATCCTTACGGTTGGTGGCTCCGATAACGACAACATCACCCCGTCCACCAAACCCGTCGAGTTCGGTGAGCAACGCCGCGACCACTGAATCGGTCACCGAAGAGTTCGAGGTGCCTCTCACGGGTGCCAGGGCGTCGATCTCGTCGAAGAACATCAACGAGGGTGCGGCCGCCCGCGCTCTGGCGAATACCTCTCGCACCCCTCGCTCTGACTCGCCAACGAATTTGTCAAGGAGCTCGGCGCCCTTGATCGGGAAGAACGCTGCCCCGGCCTCGTGGGCAAGGGCCCGTACGACAAACGTCTTTCCAGTTCCCGGAGGCCCGTAGAGGAGGATGCCCCGGGGCGGTTCGATTCCGAGGCGTTCGAATCGTTCGGGCTGGGTCATCGGCCAGATGACCGCCTCTGTGAGCCTCTGTTTCACATCTTTGAGCCCGGCGACCCGTTCGAATCCATAGGACGGGACTTCCCCGGAACCCACCGAACCCAGCGACGGGGTAGTCGAATCGATGGCGGCTGCCACCCGATCGGTCGTGAGCGGCTCGCCGAGGCGGGCAACCTCGGTTGAAGCCTGGAGCACCGCGCCGAGAATATCCGCACCCGAAAAGCCGGCGCTTCGCCCCGCCAGTTGAGCGTAGTCAATGTCGTTGGTCGGAACTTTGGCCAGGGCAGCTTGAAAGAGAAGCGTCCGGCGGTGAGCGTTTGGGGGAGGTACCTGGAGGGTTCTCGGCAGGAGGGGCGATTGCAGGGCTTCGACCGTGGCATGGGAGGTGATGCCGATCACACAGGCGATCGTTGGTCGGTCGGCGACCGCATCGAGGAACCATCGCATGATGGCTGCCACCTGGGTTTTGAACGGAGTCAGTCCTTCCTCACCAGCGACAGCCTCGAACCGATCCACGTAGATAACTGTCGATGGGGGAGACGTCTTGACTGCCGATTCGAGGAGGTCCAGCAGCCGAGCTGGTTTGAAAATCAGGTTCAGGTCGATCGACTTCACACTGCATCCGGCACCTTTGGCGGCAGCCGCGACAAGTTCGGATTTTCCGCATCCATGCGGACCCTCCAGCACGACGCCGGCCACCGAGGGAAGCCCCCAGGCGGTCGGGAGGTCACCGTCGCCCGTCAGCAGCGACAGCCACCCGGTCAGCAGATCCCGTTCGGTGTCGAGGCCGGCGAGGAGGGCCTCGGCGGTGGTGGGGGCGACTGGTTTGGAGGGATCCACCACAACCGTGGGCACACTTGCCGGAGTCAGCTGGACATCGCCGGCCTGGAAACGGGTACTGGAGCTGATCAACCCGGCATCCAGCGGGATGACCTTTTCGACCGTGATCATCTGGCCGTCGATGTCCAGCTGGTCGCCGACCGTCACCGGATGGGTCAGCAATGAACGCAC from Acidimicrobiia bacterium harbors:
- a CDS encoding ATP-binding protein; the encoded protein is VRSLLTHPVTVGDQLDIDGQMITVEKVIPLDAGLISSSTRFQAGDVQLTPASVPTVVVDPSKPVAPTTAEALLAGLDTERDLLTGWLSLLTGDGDLPTAWGLPSVAGVVLEGPHGCGKSELVAAAAKGAGCSVKSIDLNLIFKPARLLDLLESAVKTSPPSTVIYVDRFEAVAGEEGLTPFKTQVAAIMRWFLDAVADRPTIACVIGITSHATVEALQSPLLPRTLQVPPPNAHRRTLLFQAALAKVPTNDIDYAQLAGRSAGFSGADILGAVLQASTEVARLGEPLTTDRVAAAIDSTTPSLGSVGSGEVPSYGFERVAGLKDVKQRLTEAVIWPMTQPERFERLGIEPPRGILLYGPPGTGKTFVVRALAHEAGAAFFPIKGAELLDKFVGESERGVREVFARARAAAPSLMFFDEIDALAPVRGTSNSSVTDSVVAALLTELDGFGGRGDVVVIGATNRKDLIDPALLRSGRFEVHIELGLPELEARRALLDIVDVPFSEDVDLDQVAADTEGLSFADLTGMLREAALNTLRGDDHALTVGPDHIRLALERFANR